CTGCACCGTACCACAAAAACTGTCTCATATTTCCATTTCATTCTGCTTCTTACATCGTCTTTCCTTAAAAGTACAAGTGACATGGATTTTATAGGCATGACGATTTATATGTGAAGTACAATACGAGATGCAACACATGAGAGCCAGATTGCATTGACACACCAGTAGAAtctcaaatttgaattcatatCTACATCAGGAAAACTCACCAGCCTAGGAACCAGATTAATTTTGAGGAACAAAGTAAGGAATTATTGACAGATTAATTTTGAGATCTTACCCTCTCGGCAATACTTCGCGGATGAGTTGCACAGCCACGCTTGGCACGAATTTTGCAAGGGACCGTATCTTGAAGCTGCAGCAACTTCTCCATAGCAGCCATTTCAGCTGAAGTCTTAGATAGACTTAAGTGATGGGACAATATATTAGGCCTGTTTCCACGTTCGTCTTTCTGTTTTAACATGTATGTATGCATCATGAGTTAAACATCTAAATCTACAAGGATAGAAGATTTAGGCACCACCAAGATCCATGTTTACCTGAGTATTAGCAAATAGCTTGTGATCATTGTCCAGCTCCCTTTTGATGCTGCTAGTGAAGTTCTCTGCAAAAGGCGAAGAATCGTTCCAAGAACCAAATGGGAATCCAGAActgaaatataaattgtcaCCACTGCTGTTTCCGACCTTTCCGCCATCCAAGCCAATTCCCCTACCATTCTCATTCTCCACCTCTGAGATTCGTGACAACGTTCCTAACGTAGAGGGCATCCCAGACGAGAAATTCATGTGGTTCTTTATGTTAGCATAGCCTGCAAAATGCTGACAGTATATCAGCATTGACCTTTACCATCCCATAGTTCATTTCACAGTCATTACAGAAAGATTAAAGCATctataaatttcttcaaacCAAATAGGCAACAAAGGGACAACAACCAAGAACAAACCAAACTACCCTTTTGGTTCAATTGCCCAATATCCACAACCACTTTCAAACATAAAACCTTCAGGAACTACATATTATAGCCCAAATGAACAAGAATTCAGACacataaacaaaaaggaagaaaattttactacccaacaacaacaacaaaaaaataaataaatggctaTAAATACTACTAAcaaattgggaaaaaaaattaccattttGAGAATTGAAGTGAGAGAACAATCCAGGTGGTGAACTGTTTTGTCTCATAAGACCAGAACCCATTTTACCCTGCCCCTGATGATCCATCCCCAATGAAACAAAGGCCAATTGAGCACCAATTTGTCTTGGATATTGAGGTGGCAGATCAGAGTTCCTAGCAACAAATCTACTATCATAATTCTCCAATACACTCACATCATTTGCCTCATGAGAACAAAATCTTGAACCCAATCTCTCACTCTTTTCAGCTCCATTGGCAAAATTTTCCAGCAAAGAAGTGGGAGCAGACCTATACCTCAAAAGCCCATTATTTTGGGGGCCATCAAAATGCTGCCTGTAATCACTGAAACTTGTGTTTGCATCAGACTCCATGAACACAACCTGCTTGGGCAACACAGATGACTCTTCTTTAGGCTTGGGATTGGGTGGAAATATAGGGCTGGAATCAGAGGATAATGCATGGGAATCACCATACATTCCCTTACAACTTTATCCccccaagaaaaaaagaagttctTGGAGTAGTCTTTGTCACAAGAAACTTCAAACTGCTTGTTATTTAAGCAGTTGGGCACATAAAAGTCTTGTTCTTGAAGCAAACTGAGAGCTTGGATCCTAATTTGAGTTGTGTTCTTGGTAAAGACTCAGAATTCTTGGATGAGTTCAAAGATAATGGAGGAGGGTTTTTTCCcccttcctttttttttttttccctttgctTTTATGGAAAGTGGTGTAGGTGAGCACTGAGAGGAAGAGATTGAGGAGCAGAGGAAGCTATTTTTAAAGGAGAAGAGAAGGTGGCTGCAGCCTTTTTACCTGCACTTTCTTCTTTAAGAAATGGGGTTTGAGTCTGACTGCTTTGGGGAATGGTGGAAGTTTTGCCATTTTAGGGATGCTTCCCATGATTTAAACTAAATCAAACCAACAGACAACTATTTGGATGTTAGTACAGTTTTTCTTGGATTAGATCTATGTgggatttcatttcttgaaataaattaattaaactaatgtcCATAACACCATCATTAGattgatgtaataataatatatcaataatgtCTTATCCTAATGATTAAAGCTAAGGCTAAGTAGCCATATATAAATCGAGTCTCATCGAGCATTTGTGTATTCATCGcattttatgtgaattattataatttagggTACATTACGACAATTTTCgagtttggcataattacgaaactctctcgttgtttgaaaaattataaatatccctcTAATTTTAGCggccgtctaacaattagctcaaTCCGTAAGAtttccatccattttttatagtggtctcaccaaaatgcccttataaattaaaaattataattttatttattttttaaaaatatttttttatggactaagtggatacttttttataattcttaaaaaaatttcattcctcccgttcgattttttttataagtttttaatttatttaaaaaataaaaaaaatacaataaggacaaagttgataattccATACCCCATccaagattacataatttcatcaaacatttgggggtacttataatttttcaaacaacgagagagtattcgtaattatgtcagaCCTCGTAAaagatcgttgtaatttaccctataatttataattatttttaaattatattcatatattaattgaatcgatatattacttaaaaaaaataaaaatattagaaagtattcaattttcttgaaaattgaatatatcatattttccattattcttaataattattaatttagataaatgaAGTCCCGTTCAAATAATAAGTCTGAAGTCttagagaaacaaaaaaacaaaagaattacGAGTTGATGTCTGATAAATATAGTCGATGTTTAtctgtttgttttattttgatttttttttaatttattgatgcatttaattatgtacCAAATTCTATGATTCAGAaagtcaaatatataatttgataatattatattttattacactattatattaattgaaaatagaaaaaaggaaaaatacaaGAGTTAGCTGGTAAGATTTGTGTAACTAAGGCATCAGATTCACGGACACTGTGCACATCAGTCCCCCACACCAGCCATCAAAATGAGACATGATATCACCCACTTTTTCTTACAgcatcttttcaattttaccaaCTTATTACCCTCACCCCTCCATCCCCACCCCTAAAAGagtaaaatttctattttttttttttttaaattctcgCGCACTCAGCACATGCACATGCTCGAAATTTGAACATGAGACttctcataaatttttttataaaatttcaattgtttaatataccgtattaataaaaaatagaaagaaattataacTGAAATCCCACTAAAATACGCTAATAATCTTATTAGAATTGTTTCACATCAAGAACATGAGACGAACCAAATTTGATGGACGTTgggaagaaaattaaatacagactcgaaaatttgaaattatggtcGAGCTcgatgatttttaattaatttgagagGCACAAAAAAGAGTTTTTGATTGCAACATTAATTTGGTACCACGCATGATTTTGAGTTAAATTAAATCTGCATGCAGTTTTGAAACATATGGTAAAAGAGAAATGAAACAAAGAGAACAGACataaaagaagatgaaattgcagaatatatatatatatatgatgtacAACATTAATTTGGTACCACGCATGATTTTGAGTTAAATTAAATCTGCATGCAGTTTTGAAACATATGGTAAAAGAGAAATGAAACAAAGAGAACAGACataaaagaagatgaaattgcagaatatatatatatatatgatgtagaGTAGATGATTAAAGAATCTACGAGATTCaagatattattgataagCATAAAATTGGAATAATATTGGGACAAACTGATCTACAGGAATAAGATTATTCTCcgaatataatataagttgacgccaaaatttaatttgatatattatttgttaagCTAAAGTTATAATGTCGATAGCCATATTTATGATGCATGCAAAATATCATAGATCGagccatttttcttttttgtgaaaataaataaaagatatgcGAGCATGTGAAAgttttcactacaaaaaaatacggGATTTGGCACAGATTAGAAGACCTTTCTAATATGGAACGAGTATTGGAACAcaatagaaaacaaaacttGGTAGATGACGTAATGATCCCCATTTtttatgggttttttttttttacagcaaaaccgtgcaaaaatgTGTTCCAAAATAACAGTTACAATATTGGCTCCTACGACCGTTCCAACACAGTAACAGTAAATGGTTGGAACTCTacttagaaaatattattagagtTAGGAACGGTCTTGCgttgaccgttcctatatgTAAGACAATTGATGTCCAAAAATTAACAGTTAGTACATATATTCCAAAAGTACAATTTGGAATAGTTTTGAGTACGCACCTAagaaattatgcaaaaaatcattcctaagtataaattttacttaagACAGAATGTGTTACAATGACTGTCCCCAAAAATCGGTACAAGTAGAacgattttattgttttattaatattgtattactcaaactattttaaataaagtacaaCAGCTATAATTCAATAGACAAAAAAACCTTTCCTTAGTCTGGTCCAATGACCAttggaaattttaattaacggCTATTTTTTAACGGTTAAATATGTGTTCAGTACCCGTTCCAAgtctcttttcaattttttctatatatatgttcctttctttccatttaataTCACTATCATCtttcattcttcttattttctctttatttcttcaatctctcatgaatttttttttatctctcactatcccactaatatttttatactcttgttcatcaatctctctcgaattcttattgatatttgaagttatattGATCAGataacaactttaacccttcatttgtcaattgattatatttgttataattttatcaattaaatttaatatttataatatatatatatatgtgtgtgtgtgtgtgtgtctgtagGACTCATTGTGTTAAGACAGTTGAGAAGATagatgtatgagaagaacctgCCAAGTAGAGCGGGTCTACTCCAAAATTTGAGGGTGgtgttgctacatttatagaatggATCAActctcaacatgcatatatggacggtgagaaaattaaatatcctTATCGGAAGTACAAAAAAGAAGTTTTTAAAACTCCggacgaggtaaattttgagTTATATATGAAAGATTTCATGCCGGAGTAcataattggacttctcatggTGAGGAGAGAGTGCAGGAGCCTAATGAGGCCGTCACCGCGGCCCCTTTGCAGGAGGAGAAAACTCTCATTTCTCATGAGGTGGAGGATACCAGTGCGCACTGGGGTCACGCGGCACAGATTGATTGGGCACagatgatgattttttatatcatcAGGCTGGCTTTTTGGTCTTCTAATTATAACCAAGATATTGTCTGATGATGATACGAGGTTGTATCCTACTGATGTAGGCCCTATTC
This region of Sesamum indicum cultivar Zhongzhi No. 13 linkage group LG4, S_indicum_v1.0, whole genome shotgun sequence genomic DNA includes:
- the LOC105159711 gene encoding transcription factor bHLH130-like, producing the protein MYGDSHALSSDSSPIFPPNPKPKEESSVLPKQVVFMESDANTSFSDYRQHFDGPQNNGLLRYRSAPTSLLENFANGAEKSERLGSRFCSHEANDVSVLENYDSRFVARNSDLPPQYPRQIGAQLAFVSLGMDHQGQGKMGSGLMRQNSSPPGLFSHFNSQNGYANIKNHMNFSSGMPSTLGTLSRISEVENENGRGIGLDGGKVGNSSGDNLYFSSGFPFGSWNDSSPFAENFTSSIKRELDNDHKLFANTQKDERGNRPNILSHHLSLSKTSAEMAAMEKLLQLQDTVPCKIRAKRGCATHPRSIAERVRRTRISERMRKLQELVPNMDKQTNTADMLDLAVDYIKSLQKQYKTLSDNRANCKCSAAQKVVLNQTQ